From one Bacteroidota bacterium genomic stretch:
- the dnaE gene encoding DNA polymerase III subunit alpha, giving the protein MPDFTHLHVHTQFSILDGAAKIPDLLDTAVSLGMDSLAITDHGNLYGVLNFFQEARARGVKPVIGCEVYVSARTRLDKFDKVDRDSFHLILLAKDLEGYRNLSRLSSLGYTEGFYYHPRVDKELLRKYHHGLIASSACLGGEIPKAIINRGEDQAALILEEYLDIFGEDFYLELMNHGLPEQMAVNKVLRDFSVKYGVKLIATNDVHFIRKDDFEAHHILICLNTGKDIDAESSLSYTGQEYLKSKEEMETLFPDIPEALANTREIVGKVENYDITSKKIILPHFPLPGTFTSENEYLRHLTYEGASKLYPDLTDEIRERIDFELSVIRQMGFPGYFLIVQDFIRAAKQMGVIVGPGRGSAAGSAVAYCTGITNIDPIRYNLIFERFLNPERVTMPDIDIDFDDEGRDKVLKYVVEKYGREKVAQIVTFGTMAAKLAIRDVARVLKLPLPDADRLAKLVPEKPGISLSQAYNEVKELNDIKNDGEELQKKTLLFAETLEGSARHTGTHACGVIIGPDDLMDHIPLSTAKDSDLPVTQYDGKLVESVGMLKMDFLGLKTLSIIKDAIENIRRRHNFEIDVDKIPLDDKKTFELYQRGDTIGTFQFESDGMRNYLKELKPNNIEDLIAMNALYRPGPMNFIPIYINRKHGREKVEYPHPLLEEILKPTYGIMVYQEQIMQTAQLMAGFSLGKADLLRRAMGKKKMDAMVEQRAEFVKGAESKGIPGDIADEVFSIMERFAEYGFNRSHSAAYSVIAYHTAYLKANYTAEYMAAVLTHNLSDIKKIKFFIDECKRQNIDVLGPDINESSLHFTVNEEGQIRFGLGAVKGVGEGAVISILEEKDQNGPFKSIFDFAKRVNLRNVNRRCIEALVMAGSFDGFEGTHRAQYFYRSDTEDSIFLDKIIRFASGYQERINSAQQSLFGDEVEVEIEDPALPDCKPWSKLQQLKNEKDVTGFYMSGHPLDNYRIEIENFSSCSLTDLNQNLRQYENKQISFAGMIISSQSKIAKNGKPFGLFVMEDYTDTRSFMIFSEEYLKMKHFLDDGAHVLARARVEKRFNSDDQLEVKISAMILLPDVLEKFTKSIRLSVNISDLDSNLIRKIQQIIQSHPGTCPVRINVRDPLEKIGVELKTKNNRVNPAEFTREVQKVKEIECKLF; this is encoded by the coding sequence ATCCTTCTTGCCAAGGACCTGGAAGGTTACCGCAATCTCAGCCGGCTTAGTTCCCTTGGTTATACAGAAGGCTTCTATTATCATCCCCGGGTTGATAAGGAGCTTCTTCGTAAGTATCACCATGGACTCATTGCTTCCTCAGCTTGCCTGGGCGGTGAGATCCCTAAAGCTATAATAAATAGGGGAGAAGATCAGGCTGCCCTGATTCTGGAAGAGTACCTTGATATTTTTGGTGAGGATTTTTATCTTGAACTCATGAACCATGGGCTGCCGGAACAAATGGCTGTAAACAAAGTGTTGCGGGATTTTTCGGTCAAATATGGTGTGAAGTTGATTGCCACGAACGATGTGCATTTTATAAGGAAAGATGATTTTGAAGCACATCATATTCTTATTTGTCTGAATACCGGCAAAGATATTGATGCTGAATCGAGTCTTTCCTATACAGGACAGGAATACCTTAAATCGAAAGAGGAGATGGAGACGCTATTTCCGGATATTCCTGAAGCTTTGGCAAATACACGGGAGATAGTCGGAAAGGTTGAAAATTATGATATAACTTCCAAAAAGATTATTCTGCCGCATTTTCCGCTTCCCGGGACATTCACGAGCGAGAATGAATATCTCCGGCACCTTACGTATGAAGGAGCAAGTAAGCTTTATCCTGATTTAACCGATGAAATCAGGGAAAGAATCGATTTCGAATTGTCTGTGATCCGGCAAATGGGTTTCCCGGGTTATTTTCTGATTGTTCAGGACTTTATCAGAGCTGCGAAACAAATGGGAGTGATCGTGGGGCCGGGAAGGGGAAGCGCTGCAGGTTCAGCGGTCGCATACTGCACCGGCATTACCAATATTGACCCCATCAGGTATAATCTGATTTTTGAGCGCTTCCTGAATCCCGAAAGGGTCACCATGCCTGACATCGATATCGACTTTGATGACGAAGGCAGGGATAAGGTCTTAAAATATGTGGTGGAGAAATATGGGCGGGAGAAAGTGGCTCAAATTGTAACATTCGGGACTATGGCGGCTAAGCTGGCCATTCGCGATGTTGCCAGAGTGCTGAAACTCCCGTTGCCGGATGCCGACCGCCTGGCAAAACTGGTTCCTGAAAAACCCGGGATATCACTTTCTCAGGCCTATAATGAAGTTAAAGAACTCAATGATATCAAGAATGATGGGGAAGAGCTTCAGAAAAAAACATTGCTTTTTGCCGAAACCCTTGAAGGATCCGCACGCCACACGGGTACACATGCTTGCGGCGTGATCATCGGACCCGATGATCTTATGGATCATATCCCTCTCAGTACTGCCAAGGATTCCGATCTTCCGGTTACGCAATATGACGGTAAGCTTGTTGAATCGGTGGGTATGCTGAAGATGGATTTCCTGGGATTAAAAACCCTGTCGATCATTAAAGATGCAATAGAGAATATACGTCGCAGGCATAATTTCGAAATTGATGTTGATAAAATACCCCTGGATGATAAAAAGACATTTGAGCTGTACCAACGGGGTGACACGATCGGCACTTTTCAGTTTGAATCGGATGGCATGCGTAACTATCTCAAGGAGCTGAAACCAAATAACATAGAAGACCTTATTGCCATGAATGCCCTGTATCGTCCGGGGCCGATGAACTTTATACCCATTTATATCAACCGCAAGCATGGGCGGGAAAAGGTTGAATATCCACACCCGCTCCTGGAAGAAATCCTTAAACCGACCTATGGCATTATGGTTTATCAGGAGCAGATCATGCAGACAGCTCAGCTCATGGCCGGTTTCTCCCTGGGAAAAGCAGACCTGTTGCGAAGGGCCATGGGCAAGAAAAAAATGGATGCCATGGTGGAACAAAGGGCGGAATTTGTAAAAGGTGCAGAATCAAAAGGCATACCCGGTGATATTGCCGATGAAGTATTCAGTATTATGGAGCGCTTTGCCGAATACGGTTTTAACCGTTCCCATTCGGCTGCTTATTCGGTGATCGCTTACCATACGGCATATCTTAAGGCAAACTATACTGCTGAATATATGGCAGCAGTGCTTACTCACAACCTTAGCGATATCAAGAAGATCAAATTCTTTATCGATGAGTGCAAGCGTCAGAATATCGATGTCCTTGGGCCGGATATCAACGAAAGCAGCCTGCACTTCACGGTAAATGAAGAAGGACAGATCCGGTTCGGTCTGGGCGCCGTTAAAGGTGTTGGAGAAGGTGCCGTTATAAGCATCCTGGAGGAAAAAGATCAAAACGGACCGTTTAAAAGTATCTTTGATTTTGCCAAAAGGGTCAACCTGCGCAATGTAAACCGGCGTTGTATAGAAGCACTGGTGATGGCGGGCTCATTCGACGGCTTTGAGGGAACACACAGGGCTCAGTATTTCTATCGGTCAGATACTGAAGATAGTATTTTTCTTGACAAAATCATACGCTTCGCATCAGGATACCAGGAAAGGATCAATTCAGCTCAGCAATCTCTTTTCGGTGACGAAGTTGAGGTGGAAATTGAAGATCCGGCTCTTCCCGATTGTAAGCCCTGGTCGAAACTCCAACAGCTTAAAAATGAAAAAGATGTTACAGGGTTTTATATGTCGGGACACCCCCTGGATAATTATCGTATCGAAATCGAAAACTTCAGTAGCTGCTCACTGACCGATCTGAATCAGAACCTGAGGCAATATGAAAACAAGCAGATCTCATTTGCCGGGATGATCATCTCAAGCCAAAGTAAAATTGCCAAAAATGGTAAACCCTTTGGATTATTCGTAATGGAGGATTATACCGATACCCGGTCTTTTATGATATTTTCGGAGGAGTACCTGAAAATGAAACATTTCCTGGATGATGGTGCCCATGTGCTGGCCCGTGCACGTGTTGAAAAAAGATTTAACAGTGATGACCAGCTCGAGGTCAAAATCTCGGCCATGATCTTGCTTCCCGACGTGTTGGAAAAATTCACCAAAAGCATCCGGCTTTCCGTGAATATTTCCGATCTTGACAGCAATCTTATTCGAAAAATTCAACAAATCATCCAGTCACATCCTGGAACTTGTCCCGTAAGAATCAATGTGCGTGATCCTTTGGAGAAGATAGGAGTGGAATTGAAGACAAAAAACAATAGGGTCAATCCCGCTGAATTTACCAGGGAAGTACAGAAAGTCAAGGAAATTGAATGTAAACTATTCTGA
- the trxA gene encoding thioredoxin, giving the protein MALEFTDGNFEELVLKADKPVIVDFWAEWCGPCRMVGPIVQEIGNEYSGQAVVGKVNVDDNPKVTAQFGIRNIPTILFIKNGQVVDKQVGAVPKQVLTNKLEAIL; this is encoded by the coding sequence ATGGCTCTTGAATTTACCGACGGAAATTTTGAAGAATTGGTATTAAAGGCAGATAAGCCTGTAATTGTTGACTTCTGGGCAGAATGGTGCGGTCCATGCAGGATGGTAGGCCCCATTGTTCAGGAAATTGGTAACGAATACAGTGGACAAGCTGTTGTAGGAAAAGTGAACGTGGACGATAACCCAAAGGTTACTGCCCAGTTTGGTATCCGGAATATACCAACCATATTGTTCATTAAGAACGGACAGGTGGTTGATAAACAGGTTGGTGCAGTGCCGAAACAGGTGCTTACCAACAAGCTGGAAGCTATCCTGTAA
- a CDS encoding DUF58 domain-containing protein — translation MGATIDLKRLQQFGSLELIARQVVEGFITGLHKSPFHGFSVEFAEHRAYNTGESVRYVDWKLFGRTDKMFVKRFEEETNLRCQIVIDNSSSMYFPVMDELKVDKPNKITFSVYAAAAMIELLRKQRDAFGLSIFSSEIELATGARSTTVHARYLFSEMEKMLVAGRPKVRKSTSVAESLHRIAEMIHKRSLVVIFSDMFDQEDDPGALFSALQHLRHNKHEVVLFHVTDKSHELEFRYDNRPYRFVDLENGEEIKLNPHDVRKDYTRAVDSYRKELMLRCGSYRIDFVEADISRGFEQILLPYLVKRSKMF, via the coding sequence ATGGGTGCAACGATTGACCTGAAGCGGCTGCAGCAGTTCGGATCTCTTGAATTGATCGCCAGGCAGGTGGTCGAAGGGTTTATCACGGGATTGCATAAGAGTCCTTTCCATGGTTTTTCCGTTGAATTTGCAGAACACCGTGCTTACAATACAGGAGAATCGGTGCGTTACGTCGACTGGAAACTCTTCGGCCGAACCGATAAAATGTTTGTCAAGCGCTTTGAGGAGGAAACAAACCTGCGCTGCCAGATCGTGATCGACAATTCCTCTTCTATGTATTTCCCTGTCATGGATGAACTGAAAGTGGATAAACCCAATAAAATCACCTTTTCTGTTTATGCGGCAGCGGCCATGATCGAATTGCTCAGAAAACAAAGGGATGCATTCGGATTGAGTATCTTCTCATCAGAAATTGAGCTTGCAACCGGTGCACGCTCTACCACTGTTCATGCCCGCTACCTTTTTTCAGAGATGGAGAAAATGCTGGTTGCAGGTCGTCCGAAAGTGCGAAAGAGTACCTCTGTTGCTGAATCTCTGCACCGTATTGCGGAGATGATACACAAACGTTCACTGGTGGTAATTTTTAGTGATATGTTCGACCAGGAAGATGATCCCGGTGCTTTGTTTTCTGCACTGCAGCACCTCCGGCATAACAAGCATGAAGTGGTGCTCTTCCATGTTACGGATAAAAGCCATGAACTTGAGTTTCGCTATGATAATCGTCCCTACCGTTTTGTGGACCTTGAAAATGGAGAGGAGATAAAACTCAATCCGCATGATGTCAGAAAGGACTACACCCGTGCCGTAGATAGTTACAGGAAGGAGCTTATGCTACGTTGTGGCAGTTACCGGATAGATTTTGTTGAGGCTGATATAAGTCGTGGGTTTGAACAAATCCTCCTTCCATATCTTGTTAAACGGTCGAAAATGTTCTAA
- a CDS encoding helix-hairpin-helix domain-containing protein: MKSIYFISLNLILLFISAKGQQEQGLQELENNLEEMASDGLEAQIPYEILEDLSAMIERPIILNKATAKELETLTLLNDYQISHFLEYREEYGELLSFNEILAVPGFNTAILEQIQPFVSLNGEKDMKLPVLAKTRKTKAYLIGRYSRNYLLSSGNGKSQKEEPDYLGSPDKYYLKTTVEYRNHLSAGFLAEKDAGEPFFAGEIPDTLKEFRKPGFDFYTGFIAFQNWKFIKKIVVGDFHVQAGQGLTLWTSNHWSAPSMPSQIIKRGQGIKSSASSEENRLMRGIATSIQWHNWETTAFWSRMTRDANLSDDWETAGTGLMISSLQEGGYHRTPGEIMNRDAITMTTMGINLKHAGHWYKAGITVTRTELSAGLEKSNQPYKQFRFSGKAINNAGINWLIKPLNKVVLIGEFSLMSFRYWAMLHSLTVFLNRGELSILYRNFSLRYDNLLNNPYRTASGGCEQGVYAGVLLNVIAKWTLNAYIDLAWYPWLKFGTDAPSQSRKYKISIVHEINRNADLSLSANYGYSEKNRSTTQEYLHTLHSQESWKINLGFAYAASSSFSVRTKLGSNMVSIPEGQARVTSTGVSISQDLLYRPPDKSLAITFRWMLFDTDDYNSRIYQYEHDVLYAFSIPASYGSGLRCYLLIKTGITRGTELWFKTSLTRNLRKPGGGGSNQTNRETSMEARIQLRIRL; encoded by the coding sequence ATGAAAAGTATCTATTTCATATCGCTAAATCTGATCCTGCTTTTCATATCTGCTAAAGGACAGCAGGAGCAAGGCCTGCAGGAATTGGAGAACAACCTGGAAGAGATGGCCTCTGACGGATTGGAAGCTCAGATCCCCTATGAGATTTTAGAAGACCTGTCGGCAATGATTGAGAGACCTATTATCCTGAATAAAGCCACAGCCAAGGAACTGGAAACACTAACACTGCTCAATGACTACCAGATCAGCCATTTCCTGGAATACAGAGAAGAATACGGTGAACTACTCAGCTTCAATGAGATCCTGGCTGTTCCCGGATTCAACACCGCCATCCTGGAACAAATACAACCTTTTGTTTCGCTCAATGGAGAAAAGGACATGAAATTGCCTGTCCTTGCCAAAACCAGAAAAACCAAAGCCTATCTAATAGGCAGATATTCCAGAAATTACCTTTTATCTTCAGGGAATGGCAAATCCCAGAAAGAAGAACCGGATTATCTGGGTTCTCCTGATAAATATTATCTAAAAACCACGGTAGAATACCGAAATCACTTATCTGCAGGATTCCTGGCAGAAAAGGATGCCGGAGAACCATTCTTTGCCGGAGAGATCCCCGACACATTGAAGGAGTTCCGCAAACCCGGCTTCGACTTCTATACGGGGTTTATTGCCTTTCAGAATTGGAAATTTATTAAGAAAATTGTTGTAGGGGATTTTCATGTACAGGCAGGACAAGGGCTTACGTTGTGGACATCCAACCACTGGTCGGCGCCTTCCATGCCTTCCCAGATCATCAAAAGAGGCCAGGGTATTAAATCATCGGCATCATCGGAAGAAAACCGCCTGATGCGTGGTATTGCCACTTCAATCCAATGGCATAACTGGGAAACCACGGCATTCTGGTCGAGGATGACCAGAGATGCGAATCTGTCGGACGATTGGGAAACAGCCGGGACCGGTCTCATGATATCCTCTTTGCAGGAAGGCGGCTACCATCGTACTCCGGGAGAGATCATGAACAGAGATGCTATTACTATGACCACGATGGGGATAAACCTAAAACACGCAGGGCACTGGTACAAGGCCGGAATTACAGTAACCCGAACGGAACTTTCTGCCGGCCTGGAGAAGTCAAATCAGCCATACAAACAATTCAGGTTCAGTGGAAAAGCCATAAACAATGCAGGAATCAACTGGTTAATTAAACCATTGAACAAGGTTGTGCTCATCGGCGAGTTTTCCCTGATGTCATTCCGTTACTGGGCTATGTTGCATAGTCTTACCGTATTTCTCAACCGTGGAGAGCTATCGATACTCTATCGAAATTTCTCCCTTCGCTACGATAATCTCCTGAACAATCCATACCGGACCGCATCGGGAGGCTGTGAACAAGGAGTATATGCCGGTGTATTGCTGAATGTGATTGCCAAATGGACATTAAACGCATATATAGACCTGGCGTGGTATCCCTGGCTAAAATTTGGAACCGATGCTCCATCCCAATCCCGGAAATATAAAATCAGCATTGTTCATGAAATCAACCGAAATGCAGATCTTAGCTTATCTGCAAACTACGGCTATAGTGAAAAAAACAGAAGTACCACCCAGGAATACCTTCACACGCTACATAGCCAGGAATCCTGGAAAATCAACCTGGGTTTTGCTTATGCAGCCAGTTCTTCCTTTAGTGTCCGCACGAAGCTCGGAAGCAACATGGTGAGTATTCCGGAAGGACAAGCCAGGGTAACCAGTACAGGTGTGAGTATATCGCAGGATCTTCTATATCGTCCTCCCGACAAATCACTTGCCATAACCTTCCGTTGGATGCTTTTTGACACGGATGACTACAACTCCAGAATATATCAGTACGAACATGATGTATTATATGCTTTTTCCATACCTGCCAGTTATGGCAGCGGGTTAAGGTGTTACCTGCTAATAAAAACGGGTATAACGCGGGGCACTGAGCTCTGGTTTAAAACGTCATTAACACGAAATCTGCGCAAACCCGGAGGCGGGGGAAGCAATCAAACAAACCGTGAAACCTCCATGGAAGCCCGGATACAGCTAAGAATAAGGCTTTAG
- a CDS encoding DUF2461 domain-containing protein has protein sequence MKLQNVLTFLKDLKENNHKEWFDANRSSYEDARRSFLEFTAKLIEGLSGMDPALAGLKPKDCVFRIFRDVRFSNDKSPYKTNFGAFFSKGGRKKPFAGYYVHLEPGGSFAGGGIYMPPGDVLNLVRKEIYYNPEKFKSILYSDDFRQEFGEMFDHKLQRPPQGFDKSFADMELLKYKSYVVGRNVDDNTAGGEDYAAHVLNSYRVMKPLVDFLNQALDQ, from the coding sequence ATGAAATTGCAAAATGTCCTCACCTTCCTGAAAGATTTAAAGGAAAATAATCATAAAGAATGGTTTGACGCCAACCGCAGCAGCTATGAAGATGCAAGGCGCAGTTTCCTGGAATTCACGGCAAAGCTTATAGAAGGACTATCCGGCATGGATCCTGCACTGGCGGGATTAAAACCCAAGGATTGTGTCTTCAGGATCTTTCGCGATGTTCGGTTTTCCAATGATAAATCACCCTATAAAACAAATTTTGGTGCGTTTTTTAGCAAGGGTGGAAGGAAAAAGCCTTTTGCCGGGTATTATGTTCATCTGGAACCGGGTGGGTCATTTGCCGGAGGTGGTATTTACATGCCCCCGGGCGATGTACTGAACCTGGTCAGAAAGGAGATCTATTACAATCCGGAGAAATTTAAGTCTATCCTATACTCAGATGACTTTCGTCAGGAGTTTGGTGAGATGTTCGACCATAAGCTACAACGTCCGCCACAGGGCTTTGATAAGAGTTTTGCCGATATGGAACTGCTGAAATACAAGAGTTATGTTGTAGGAAGGAATGTGGATGACAATACTGCCGGTGGGGAGGATTACGCTGCTCATGTGCTGAATTCTTACCGGGTGATGAAACCCCTGGTAGATTTTCTTAACCAGGCTCTGGATCAATAG
- the gyrB gene encoding DNA topoisomerase (ATP-hydrolyzing) subunit B: MSSRQNYTADNIQVLEGLEAVRKRPAMYIGDVSFRGLHHLVYEVVDNSIDEALAGYCDRIDVIIHPDNSVTITDNGRGIPTGLHEKENRSALEVVMTVLHAGGKFDKGSYKVSGGLHGVGVSCVNALSAHLKVTVYREGKIFVQEYEYGKPLYPVKVIGETDATGTEVTFKPDLGIFTVSEYDNSILATRLRELAFLNKGIRLTLTDEREKDDDGNFLHHSYFSENGLIDFINYLDETREKLMDEPISMEGEKNDTPIEIAMQYNSSFAENIHSYVNNINTHEGGTHLSGFRRGLTRTLKTYAEKSGMLSKLKFDINGDDFREGLTAIISVKVAEPQFEGQTKTKLGNSDVMGSVDQMVSDHLSNYLEEHPKEARTIVNKVILAATARHAARKARELVQRKNVLISSGLPGKLSDCEERDPAKAEIYLVEGDSAGGTAKQGRDRRFQAILPLRGKILNVEKAMQHKIFENEEIKNIFTAFGVSIGTEDDSKALNLDKLRYHKIIIMTDADVDGSHIATLILTFFFRYMKELIENGYVYVATPPLYLIKKGKEEKYCWNEEERERVVAEFSSNGSEKGIGIQRYKGLGEMNAEQLWMTTMDPQFRTLRQVTIENGTEADRVFSMLMGDEVPPRREFIEQNAKYANIDV; this comes from the coding sequence ATTTCATCTCGGCAAAACTACACTGCAGACAACATCCAGGTGTTGGAAGGATTAGAGGCTGTCCGGAAGCGTCCGGCCATGTATATTGGGGATGTCAGCTTTCGCGGGCTGCATCACCTGGTTTATGAAGTTGTTGACAATTCTATCGATGAAGCGCTTGCCGGTTACTGTGACCGTATTGACGTAATCATACACCCCGACAATTCGGTGACCATCACCGATAACGGACGAGGTATCCCTACAGGATTGCACGAAAAGGAAAACCGTTCCGCACTGGAGGTCGTAATGACTGTCCTGCATGCCGGCGGCAAATTCGACAAAGGCTCCTATAAAGTCTCCGGCGGCTTGCACGGCGTGGGCGTATCCTGTGTTAATGCCTTATCGGCACACCTGAAAGTTACTGTTTACAGGGAAGGTAAAATATTTGTCCAGGAATATGAATACGGTAAACCTCTCTATCCTGTTAAAGTAATTGGAGAAACCGATGCAACAGGAACAGAGGTAACTTTCAAACCCGACCTTGGCATTTTTACCGTTAGTGAATACGATAATAGCATACTGGCAACACGTCTCAGGGAACTGGCTTTCCTGAATAAGGGCATTCGCCTGACTCTTACCGACGAAAGAGAAAAAGACGATGACGGCAATTTCCTGCACCATTCATATTTTTCCGAAAACGGTCTTATTGACTTCATCAACTACCTTGATGAAACCCGTGAAAAGCTGATGGATGAACCGATCTCTATGGAGGGGGAAAAAAATGACACTCCCATTGAGATCGCTATGCAGTATAACTCCTCTTTTGCCGAAAACATACACTCTTACGTCAACAACATTAACACCCATGAAGGAGGCACTCATCTTTCAGGGTTTCGCAGGGGATTGACCAGGACTCTGAAAACCTACGCTGAAAAATCCGGAATGCTGTCCAAGCTTAAATTTGACATCAACGGTGACGACTTCCGGGAAGGTCTTACAGCCATTATTTCGGTGAAAGTGGCAGAACCTCAGTTTGAAGGACAAACCAAGACCAAGCTTGGCAATAGCGATGTTATGGGCTCTGTCGATCAAATGGTAAGCGATCATTTATCCAATTACCTTGAGGAACATCCCAAGGAGGCCAGAACCATCGTCAACAAAGTGATTCTGGCTGCCACAGCAAGGCATGCTGCCCGTAAAGCACGCGAGCTGGTTCAGCGAAAAAACGTTCTCATTAGTTCTGGCCTGCCCGGCAAGCTTTCTGATTGTGAAGAGCGTGACCCGGCCAAAGCAGAGATATATCTCGTTGAGGGTGACTCCGCCGGCGGAACAGCCAAACAGGGCCGTGACCGAAGGTTCCAGGCGATACTCCCCCTAAGAGGCAAAATCCTGAACGTCGAAAAAGCCATGCAACATAAAATCTTCGAAAACGAAGAAATCAAGAATATCTTCACAGCTTTTGGCGTATCCATTGGTACAGAAGACGACAGCAAAGCATTAAACCTTGACAAACTGCGCTACCATAAAATCATCATCATGACCGATGCCGATGTTGATGGCAGCCACATCGCCACGCTGATTCTAACCTTCTTCTTCCGGTATATGAAAGAACTGATTGAAAACGGTTACGTCTATGTGGCTACACCGCCCCTGTACCTTATCAAAAAAGGTAAAGAAGAAAAATATTGCTGGAACGAAGAAGAAAGGGAAAGGGTGGTGGCTGAGTTTTCATCGAACGGCAGCGAAAAAGGAATAGGCATACAACGCTACAAAGGTTTGGGTGAAATGAACGCTGAACAGCTTTGGATGACAACCATGGATCCGCAATTCAGAACCTTGCGCCAGGTGACCATCGAAAATGGCACGGAAGCCGACAGGGTCTTCTCTATGCTCATGGGCGATGAGGTACCACCCCGCAGGGAATTCATAGAACAAAATGCCAAATATGCCAACATTGACGTATAA